Proteins from a single region of Pseudomonas phenolilytica:
- a CDS encoding SpoVR family protein: protein MKRQPISTGSEWTFELIRAYDREIGRLAERYALDTYPNQIEVITAEQMMDAYASVGMPIGYHHWSYGKHFLSTEKGYKRGQMGLAYEIVINSDPCIAYLMEENTICMQALVIAHACYGHNSFFKGNYLFRTWTDASSIIDYLVFAKQYITQCEERHGIDAVEDLLDSCHALMNYGVDRYKRPYPISAEEERRRQKEREEHLQRQINDLWRTIPKSAGKGDEADDGKRFPAEPQENILYFIEKHAPLLEPWQREVVRIVRKIAQYFYPQRQTQVMNEGWATFWHYTLMNDLYDEDLVTDGFMMEFLQAHTSVIYQPGFDSPYYSGINPYTLGFAIYSDIRRICEQPTEEDRRWFPDIAGSDWLTTLKFAMQNFKDESFILQFLSPKVIRDLKLFSILDDDRKDDLLVPAIHDENGYHVIRELLAAQYNLGNREPNVQVWSVDRRGDRSLTLRHQQHDRKPLGRSTDEVLKHLHRLWGFDVHLQSMQGEQVVNAHHMPPQPEPEAESRFPGMNFA, encoded by the coding sequence ATGAAACGACAGCCCATCTCCACCGGCTCGGAATGGACCTTCGAGCTGATCCGCGCCTACGACCGCGAGATCGGCCGCCTCGCCGAACGCTACGCGCTGGATACCTACCCGAACCAGATCGAGGTGATTACTGCCGAGCAGATGATGGACGCCTACGCCTCCGTCGGCATGCCCATCGGCTACCACCACTGGTCCTACGGCAAGCACTTCCTCAGCACCGAGAAGGGCTACAAACGTGGGCAAATGGGCCTGGCCTACGAGATCGTGATCAACTCCGATCCCTGCATCGCCTACCTGATGGAAGAAAACACCATCTGCATGCAGGCGCTGGTCATCGCCCACGCCTGCTACGGCCACAACAGCTTCTTCAAGGGTAACTACCTGTTCCGCACCTGGACCGACGCCAGCTCGATCATCGATTACCTGGTGTTCGCCAAGCAGTACATCACCCAGTGCGAGGAGCGCCACGGCATCGATGCGGTGGAGGACCTGCTCGACTCCTGCCATGCGCTGATGAACTACGGTGTGGACCGCTACAAACGCCCCTACCCGATTTCCGCCGAGGAGGAACGGCGCCGGCAGAAGGAACGCGAGGAGCACCTGCAGCGGCAGATCAACGACCTCTGGCGCACCATTCCCAAGAGCGCCGGCAAGGGTGACGAGGCCGACGACGGCAAGCGCTTCCCGGCCGAACCGCAGGAGAACATCCTCTACTTCATCGAGAAGCACGCGCCGCTGCTCGAGCCGTGGCAGCGCGAAGTGGTGCGCATCGTGCGCAAGATCGCGCAGTACTTCTATCCGCAGCGCCAGACCCAGGTGATGAACGAGGGCTGGGCCACGTTCTGGCACTACACGCTGATGAACGACCTCTACGATGAAGACCTGGTCACCGACGGTTTCATGATGGAATTTCTCCAGGCTCACACCAGCGTGATCTACCAGCCCGGCTTCGACAGCCCGTACTACAGCGGTATCAACCCCTACACCCTGGGTTTCGCCATCTACAGCGATATCCGCCGCATCTGCGAACAGCCCACCGAGGAGGACCGCCGCTGGTTCCCCGACATTGCCGGTAGCGACTGGCTGACCACGCTGAAATTCGCCATGCAGAACTTCAAGGACGAGAGTTTCATCCTGCAGTTCCTCTCGCCCAAGGTCATCCGCGACCTCAAGCTGTTCAGCATCCTCGACGACGACCGCAAGGACGACCTGCTGGTGCCGGCGATCCACGACGAAAACGGCTACCACGTTATCCGCGAACTGCTCGCCGCGCAGTACAACCTCGGCAACCGCGAGCCCAACGTGCAGGTCTGGAGCGTCGACCGCCGCGGCGATCGCTCGCTGACGCTGCGCCATCAGCAGCACGACCGCAAACCGCTGGGCAGGTCCACGGACGAGGTGCTCAAGCACCTGCACCGGTTGTGGGGATTCGACGTGCACCTGCAATCGATGCAGGGCGAACAGGTAGTCAACGCCCATCACATGCCGCCGCAGCCCGAACCGGAGGCCGAAAGCCGCTTCCCGGGAATGAATTTCGCCTGA
- the dnaG gene encoding DNA primase yields MAGLIPQSFIDDLLNRSDIVEVIGSRIQLKKAGKNYTARCPFHNEKTPSFSVSPDKQFYYCFGCGAGGNALGFVMDHDHLDFPQAVEDLARRAGLEVPHEDSGRSHKPRQPVDSPLYPLLAAASDYYRQALKSHPARKAAVEYLKGRGLSGVIARDFGLGFAPPGWDNLLKHLGGDALQQKAMIDAGLLIENAENGKRYDRFRDRVMFPIRDSRGRVIAFGGRVLGDDKPKYLNSPETPVFHKGQELYGLFEARQSNRNLDEIIVVEGYMDVIALAQQGLRNAVATLGTATSEEHLKRLFRLVPSVLFCFDGDSAGRKAAWRALEATLPSLQDGRRARFLFLPEGEDPDSLVRAEGTDAFRARINQHAQPLADYFFQQLSEEADPRSLEGKAHLATLAAPLIEKVPGTNLRTLMRQRLADLTGLTGEALQTMAVPVTDANATATPYDDSFYYDTSTGDHDNYFTPDSGQSSLAPKKPTKEWKKDWKKPGQRPDFKPRGPRTPTTVEPPALTTLRTLLHHPELAQKVEDASHFAAEDDTYAQLLVALLGTLQKNPRLRSLQLIARWHGTDQGRLLRALAEKEWLISADNLEQQFFDTINTLAARQRERSLELLLRKARQGALSTEEKDQLRHLLSRDSTPATTTSTGA; encoded by the coding sequence ATGGCCGGTCTGATTCCGCAATCCTTCATCGATGACCTGCTCAATCGCTCCGACATCGTCGAAGTGATCGGCTCGCGCATCCAGCTGAAGAAAGCCGGCAAAAATTACACCGCACGCTGTCCATTCCATAACGAGAAGACGCCGTCCTTCAGCGTCAGCCCGGATAAGCAGTTCTACTATTGCTTCGGCTGCGGCGCCGGTGGCAACGCGCTGGGCTTCGTCATGGACCACGATCACCTGGACTTTCCCCAGGCGGTCGAGGACCTGGCCCGCCGCGCCGGCCTGGAAGTCCCGCATGAGGACAGCGGACGCAGCCACAAGCCGCGCCAACCGGTCGACTCGCCACTCTACCCGCTTCTTGCTGCCGCATCCGACTACTATCGCCAGGCCCTGAAAAGCCATCCCGCACGCAAAGCGGCTGTGGAGTATCTCAAGGGCCGCGGCCTGTCCGGCGTGATCGCCCGCGATTTTGGTTTGGGTTTCGCCCCGCCAGGCTGGGACAACCTGCTCAAGCACCTGGGCGGCGATGCGCTGCAGCAGAAGGCCATGATCGATGCAGGCCTACTGATCGAGAACGCCGAAAACGGCAAGCGCTACGATCGCTTTCGCGACCGCGTGATGTTTCCCATCCGCGACAGTCGCGGCCGTGTGATCGCCTTCGGCGGCCGGGTCTTGGGCGACGATAAGCCCAAGTATCTGAACTCGCCGGAAACTCCGGTCTTCCACAAGGGGCAGGAGCTCTACGGCCTGTTCGAGGCACGGCAGAGCAATCGCAACCTCGACGAAATCATCGTGGTCGAGGGTTACATGGACGTGATCGCGCTTGCCCAGCAAGGCCTGCGCAACGCTGTGGCGACCCTTGGCACCGCCACCAGCGAGGAGCACCTCAAGCGGCTGTTCCGCCTCGTACCCAGCGTGCTGTTCTGCTTCGATGGCGACTCCGCCGGACGCAAGGCGGCCTGGCGTGCCCTGGAGGCGACTCTGCCGAGCCTGCAGGACGGACGTCGCGCACGCTTCCTGTTCCTGCCCGAAGGCGAGGACCCGGACAGTCTTGTACGCGCCGAAGGCACCGACGCCTTTCGCGCGCGAATCAACCAACACGCCCAGCCGCTGGCGGACTACTTTTTCCAACAACTAAGCGAAGAGGCCGACCCACGCTCGCTCGAAGGCAAGGCCCATCTCGCCACGCTGGCGGCGCCGCTTATCGAAAAAGTACCCGGCACCAATCTGCGCACCCTCATGCGCCAGCGCCTGGCGGACCTGACCGGACTGACCGGCGAGGCGCTGCAAACCATGGCCGTGCCGGTGACGGATGCAAACGCCACCGCCACGCCCTACGACGACAGCTTCTATTACGACACCAGCACGGGCGACCACGACAATTACTTTACCCCGGACTCTGGCCAGTCCTCGCTCGCGCCCAAGAAGCCGACGAAGGAATGGAAAAAGGACTGGAAAAAACCGGGGCAGCGGCCAGACTTCAAGCCACGCGGACCGCGCACGCCAACCACGGTCGAGCCACCAGCACTGACCACCCTGCGCACGCTGCTGCATCACCCGGAACTGGCACAGAAGGTCGAGGATGCCAGCCATTTCGCAGCCGAAGACGACACATACGCCCAGCTGCTGGTAGCTCTGCTCGGCACACTGCAGAAAAATCCCCGGCTGCGCAGCCTGCAACTGATCGCGCGCTGGCACGGCACCGATCAGGGGCGACTTTTACGTGCACTGGCCGAGAAAGAATGGCTGATATCGGCCGATAACCTTGAACAACAATTTTTCGACACCATTAACACCCTTGCCGCCAGACAGCGCGAACGCAGCCTCGAACTGCTGTTGCGCAAGGCCCGCCAGGGCGCGCTCAGCACCGAGGAAAAAGACCAGCTGCGTCACCTCCTGAGTCGCGACAGCACACCCGCAACAACGACCTCAACTGGCGCGTGA
- the rpoD gene encoding RNA polymerase sigma factor RpoD: MSGKAQQQSRLKELIQRGREQGYLTYAEVNDHLPEDISDPEQVEDIIRMINDMGINVFEVAPDADALLLAEADTDEAAAEEAAAALAAVETDIGRTTDPVRMYMREMGTVELLTREGEIEIAKRIEEGIREVMSAIAHFPGTVDGILADYERVTNEGGRLSDILSGYIDPDDDGAAGAPQEVEPVAPQVAAKPVADDKDDDEEEDSDSEEEEGDGGPDPEVARVRFGAVAEQLEKAKKALKKHGRASQQAIDELEALAILFMPIKLVPKQYDALVERVRDALNQIRAQERAVMQLCVRDARMPRADFLRQFPSNETNLAWAEELAAGKSKYAEAIGARKEDIQRCQQKLIELEQECELAIADIKDINRRMSIGEAKARRAKKEMVEANLRLVISIAKKYTNRGLQFLDLIQEGNIGLMKAVDKFEYRRGYKFSTYATWWIRQAITRSIADQARTIRIPVHMIETINKLNRISRQMLQEMGREPTPEELGERMEMPEDKIRKVLKIAKEPISMETPIGDDEDSHLGDFIEDSAMQSPIDVATVESLKEATREVLSGLTAREAKVLRMRFGIDMNTDHTLEEVGKQFDVTRERIRQIEAKALRKLRHPTRSEHLRSFLDE; encoded by the coding sequence ATGTCCGGAAAAGCGCAACAGCAGTCCCGCCTCAAAGAGTTGATCCAGCGTGGCCGTGAGCAGGGTTACCTGACTTACGCAGAGGTCAACGACCACCTACCGGAGGATATTTCCGATCCGGAACAGGTGGAAGACATCATTCGTATGATCAACGACATGGGCATCAACGTATTCGAGGTTGCCCCGGATGCCGATGCCCTGTTGTTGGCCGAAGCCGACACCGACGAAGCCGCCGCCGAAGAAGCTGCCGCTGCGCTTGCCGCAGTGGAAACCGATATCGGCCGCACCACCGATCCCGTGCGCATGTACATGCGCGAGATGGGCACCGTCGAATTGCTGACCCGCGAAGGCGAAATCGAAATCGCCAAGCGTATCGAGGAAGGCATTCGCGAGGTGATGAGCGCCATCGCTCATTTCCCCGGCACTGTTGACGGCATCCTCGCCGACTACGAGCGCGTGACGAACGAAGGCGGCCGCCTTTCGGACATCCTCAGCGGCTACATCGATCCTGACGACGACGGCGCTGCCGGTGCACCTCAGGAAGTCGAACCCGTCGCTCCACAGGTCGCAGCCAAGCCGGTTGCCGACGATAAGGACGATGACGAGGAAGAAGACTCTGACAGCGAAGAGGAAGAAGGCGACGGTGGCCCCGACCCGGAAGTCGCCCGCGTACGCTTCGGTGCTGTGGCCGAGCAGCTGGAAAAAGCCAAGAAAGCGCTGAAAAAGCACGGACGCGCCAGTCAGCAGGCCATCGACGAGCTCGAGGCGCTGGCCATCCTGTTCATGCCGATCAAGCTCGTACCGAAACAGTACGACGCCCTGGTCGAACGCGTTCGCGATGCACTGAACCAGATTCGTGCTCAAGAACGTGCAGTCATGCAGCTGTGTGTGCGTGATGCGCGCATGCCGCGCGCGGACTTCCTGCGCCAATTCCCGAGCAATGAAACCAATCTTGCCTGGGCCGAAGAACTGGCCGCGGGCAAGAGCAAGTACGCAGAAGCGATCGGTGCCCGCAAGGAAGACATTCAGCGCTGCCAGCAGAAGCTGATCGAGCTGGAACAGGAGTGCGAGCTGGCGATTGCCGACATCAAGGATATCAACCGTCGCATGTCCATCGGCGAGGCCAAGGCCCGCCGTGCGAAGAAGGAAATGGTCGAGGCCAACCTGCGCTTGGTCATCTCCATCGCCAAGAAGTACACCAACCGCGGCCTGCAGTTCCTCGACCTGATTCAGGAAGGCAACATCGGCCTAATGAAGGCGGTGGACAAGTTCGAATACCGTCGCGGCTACAAGTTCTCGACCTACGCCACCTGGTGGATTCGCCAGGCGATCACCCGCTCGATCGCCGACCAGGCGCGCACCATCCGCATCCCGGTGCATATGATCGAGACAATCAACAAGCTCAACCGCATTTCCCGTCAGATGCTGCAGGAAATGGGCCGCGAGCCCACGCCCGAAGAGCTGGGCGAACGCATGGAGATGCCCGAGGACAAGATCCGCAAGGTCCTGAAGATCGCCAAGGAACCGATCTCCATGGAAACACCTATCGGCGACGACGAAGACTCGCATCTGGGCGACTTCATCGAGGATTCCGCCATGCAATCGCCGATCGACGTGGCGACCGTGGAGAGCCTCAAGGAAGCCACCCGCGAAGTTCTCTCCGGCCTCACCGCTCGCGAAGCCAAGGTGTTGCGTATGCGCTTCGGTATCGACATGAACACCGACCACACCCTCGAGGAAGTCGGCAAGCAGTTCGACGTCACCCGCGAGCGTATCCGCCAGATCGAGGCCAAAGCACTGCGCAAGCTGCGCCACCCGACGAGAAGCGAGCATCTGCGCTCCTTCCTCGACGAGTGA
- a CDS encoding multifunctional CCA tRNA nucleotidyl transferase/2'3'-cyclic phosphodiesterase/2'nucleotidase/phosphatase encodes MQIYKVGGAVRDRLLGREVTEVDWVVVGATAEAMQAHGFRPVGADFPVFLHPTTGEEYALARTERKNGRGYGGFVFHASPDVTLEQDLIRRDLTINAMAEDAEGRLYDPYGGQRDLDARLLRHVSPAFAEDPLRVLRVARFAARYAPLGFRVAEETRALMADLAASGELQALTPERSWKEISRALMEPRPDVFIQVLRDCGALGELFPELNAQLARSASAAQQLLLTLRECALDQQPLPVRWACLLAMLDDTAIEGLNARSKAPRDCQELALLVGHFHDDASRAAELTSAELFELLQHFDIQRRPERFELFLQACVLLARGRGAAFPQADYLRGAAQAVRAVTVQPLIEQGYQGAELGEALKRTRLEAVARFTRARTECAASGRDA; translated from the coding sequence ATGCAGATTTACAAGGTAGGCGGCGCCGTGCGCGATCGCCTGTTGGGCCGCGAAGTGACCGAGGTGGACTGGGTGGTGGTTGGCGCCACGGCCGAGGCCATGCAGGCGCACGGCTTCCGCCCGGTCGGCGCCGACTTCCCGGTGTTCCTGCATCCCACGACGGGCGAGGAATATGCACTCGCCCGTACCGAACGCAAAAACGGTCGCGGTTACGGGGGGTTCGTCTTCCATGCCAGCCCGGATGTCACGCTCGAGCAGGACCTGATTCGCCGCGATCTCACCATCAATGCGATGGCCGAGGACGCCGAAGGCCGGCTCTACGATCCTTACGGCGGCCAGCGCGATCTTGACGCGCGACTGCTGCGACACGTATCCCCGGCCTTCGCCGAAGATCCGCTGCGTGTGTTGCGGGTGGCGCGCTTCGCTGCCCGCTATGCGCCGCTGGGCTTTCGCGTCGCCGAGGAAACCCGCGCACTGATGGCCGATCTGGCCGCGTCCGGCGAGCTGCAGGCACTCACCCCCGAGCGCAGCTGGAAGGAAATCTCCCGCGCACTGATGGAGCCGCGCCCCGACGTGTTCATTCAGGTGCTGCGTGATTGCGGCGCGCTCGGCGAACTGTTTCCTGAACTGAATGCGCAGCTCGCACGCTCGGCCAGCGCGGCGCAGCAGCTGCTTCTGACCCTGCGCGAATGCGCGCTCGACCAGCAGCCACTGCCGGTACGCTGGGCCTGCCTGCTGGCCATGCTGGACGACACGGCCATCGAGGGGTTGAATGCACGCAGCAAGGCACCGCGGGACTGCCAGGAGCTGGCCTTGCTGGTTGGTCACTTCCACGATGACGCCAGCCGCGCGGCCGAACTGACGTCTGCCGAGCTGTTCGAGCTGTTGCAGCACTTCGACATCCAGCGGCGCCCCGAGCGCTTCGAGCTGTTCCTGCAGGCCTGCGTCCTGCTCGCTCGCGGTCGCGGCGCAGCCTTTCCTCAAGCCGACTACCTGCGTGGCGCGGCGCAAGCCGTCCGCGCGGTGACGGTGCAACCGCTGATCGAACAGGGATATCAGGGCGCCGAACTGGGCGAAGCGCTCAAGCGCACGCGGCTGGAGGCCGTCGCCCGCTTCACCCGCGCTCGGACCGAGTGCGCAGCATCAGGCCGGGATGCCTGA
- the rpsU gene encoding 30S ribosomal protein S21: MPAVKVKENEPFDVALRRFKRSCEKAGVLAEVRSREFYEKPTAERKRKAAAAVKRHAKKVQREQRRSVRLY; this comes from the coding sequence ATGCCCGCTGTCAAAGTTAAAGAGAATGAACCCTTCGACGTAGCCCTGCGTCGCTTCAAGCGCTCCTGCGAAAAAGCCGGCGTGCTGGCCGAAGTCCGTTCGCGCGAGTTCTACGAGAAGCCGACTGCCGAGCGCAAGCGCAAGGCTGCCGCTGCAGTCAAGCGTCACGCCAAGAAAGTGCAGCGCGAGCAGCGCCGCAGCGTCCGCCTGTACTGA
- the folB gene encoding dihydroneopterin aldolase: MDTVFIEGLEVDTVIGAYDWERGIRQCLRLDLTLGWDIRPAAAEDELDKALDYAKVAAMIDRFAAAARFELVETFAERLAASLMQEFGIVWLRLRVTKPGVNPRARGLGVEIERGCR; encoded by the coding sequence GTGGATACAGTTTTCATCGAGGGTCTGGAAGTCGACACCGTGATCGGTGCCTACGACTGGGAGCGCGGCATTCGCCAATGCCTGCGCCTGGACCTGACCCTGGGGTGGGACATCCGTCCGGCAGCCGCCGAGGATGAGCTGGACAAGGCGTTGGATTACGCCAAGGTCGCCGCGATGATCGATCGGTTTGCCGCGGCAGCGCGTTTCGAACTGGTGGAAACCTTCGCCGAGCGGCTGGCGGCGAGCCTGATGCAGGAGTTCGGCATCGTCTGGCTGCGGTTGCGCGTGACCAAACCCGGGGTCAACCCGCGGGCCCGGGGACTGGGCGTGGAGATCGAACGCGGATGCCGCTGA
- the tsaD gene encoding tRNA (adenosine(37)-N6)-threonylcarbamoyltransferase complex transferase subunit TsaD, producing MLVLGLETSCDETGVALYDSEQGLLADALFSQIDLHRVYGGVVPELASRDHVKRMLPLIRQVLAEAGREAAQIDAVAYTAGPGLVGALLVGASCAQALALAWGVPAVGVHHMEGHLLAPMLEEQAPAFPFVALLVSGGHTQLVRVDGIGRYELLGESVDDAAGEAFDKTAKLMGLRYPGGPEIARLAEQGTPGRFVFPRPMTDRPGLDFSFSGLKTFTLNTWQQCRGAGDESEQTRCDIALAFQQAVVETLTIKCRRALKQTGLKSLVIAGGVSANRALRQALETMLGELSGQVFYARPRFCTDNGAMIAYAGCQRLLAGQHDGPAIGVQARWPMESLPAI from the coding sequence ATGCTGGTGCTGGGGCTGGAAACATCCTGCGACGAGACCGGGGTCGCGCTTTACGATAGCGAGCAGGGCCTGCTGGCCGATGCGTTGTTCAGCCAGATCGATTTGCACCGCGTGTACGGCGGGGTGGTGCCGGAGCTGGCCTCGCGTGATCACGTCAAGCGTATGCTGCCATTGATCCGCCAAGTGCTTGCCGAGGCGGGCCGCGAGGCTGCGCAGATCGATGCGGTGGCCTATACCGCCGGGCCGGGGCTGGTCGGTGCGCTGCTGGTCGGCGCGTCCTGCGCCCAGGCGCTGGCGTTGGCCTGGGGCGTACCTGCCGTGGGCGTGCATCATATGGAAGGCCATCTGCTGGCGCCAATGCTGGAGGAGCAGGCTCCGGCGTTTCCGTTCGTCGCGTTGCTGGTATCCGGCGGGCACACTCAGCTGGTACGGGTCGATGGCATCGGTCGCTACGAGCTACTCGGTGAGTCGGTAGACGATGCGGCCGGCGAGGCCTTCGACAAGACGGCCAAGCTGATGGGGCTGCGCTACCCGGGCGGACCGGAAATCGCGCGCCTGGCCGAGCAGGGCACGCCGGGGCGTTTCGTCTTCCCGCGGCCTATGACCGATCGTCCCGGACTGGATTTCAGCTTCAGTGGCCTCAAGACGTTCACCCTCAACACCTGGCAGCAGTGCCGGGGCGCTGGCGACGAGTCGGAGCAGACCCGTTGTGACATCGCGCTGGCATTCCAACAGGCGGTCGTCGAAACGCTGACGATCAAGTGCCGGCGCGCGCTGAAGCAGACCGGGCTGAAATCGCTGGTGATCGCCGGCGGCGTCAGCGCTAATCGTGCGCTGCGCCAGGCGCTGGAAACGATGCTCGGCGAGCTGAGCGGACAGGTGTTCTACGCACGCCCGCGTTTTTGTACCGACAATGGCGCCATGATCGCCTACGCCGGCTGTCAGCGGCTGCTGGCCGGGCAGCACGACGGCCCGGCGATTGGCGTGCAGGCGCGCTGGCCAATGGAGTCGCTGCCGGCGATCTGA
- the folK gene encoding 2-amino-4-hydroxy-6-hydroxymethyldihydropteridine diphosphokinase: MPLTPVLLGLGSNVERENHLCAGLDALAELLTDMRCSPVFESLAVGYKGDNFYNLVVAGQTALPLNELDRRLKFIEADNGRYAPERKGLPLDIDVLLYDTLVGDFDGLRLPRAEILKNAFVLRPLAWLVPEQRHPAVGRSFAELWREARIDQQLWPVSFHWRGVELTPLELLQEPRSGIPA, translated from the coding sequence ATGCCGCTGACTCCGGTACTGCTCGGGCTCGGCAGCAACGTCGAGCGCGAGAATCACCTGTGTGCCGGCCTTGATGCGCTGGCCGAATTGCTGACCGACATGCGTTGCTCGCCGGTATTCGAGAGCCTGGCGGTGGGCTACAAGGGCGACAATTTCTACAACCTAGTGGTGGCCGGACAAACCGCGCTGCCGCTCAATGAGCTGGATCGCCGGCTCAAGTTCATCGAAGCGGACAACGGTCGCTATGCGCCGGAGCGCAAGGGCCTGCCGCTGGATATCGATGTGCTGCTTTACGACACGCTGGTCGGCGACTTCGACGGGCTGCGCCTGCCGCGCGCGGAGATCCTGAAGAACGCCTTCGTGCTCCGGCCACTGGCGTGGCTGGTGCCCGAGCAGCGGCATCCCGCTGTCGGCCGCAGCTTCGCCGAACTCTGGCGCGAGGCGCGGATCGACCAGCAGCTGTGGCCGGTGAGTTTTCACTGGCGAGGCGTCGAGCTGACGCCGCTGGAGCTGCTGCAGGAGCCGCGATCAGGCATCCCGGCCTGA
- the plsY gene encoding glycerol-3-phosphate 1-O-acyltransferase PlsY: MFWLLTLLAYLIGSLSFAILLSRLTGLPDPRASGSGNPGATNMLRLAGRRLAIATLFGDLLKGLLPVLLAARLDLSVQQQGWIGLAAVIGHLYPLYFRFRGGKGVATAAGALLGLYLPAALLAVVAWLTVFRLTRTSSLAALIALPLCLPLLAWQQPGALLPMSLLAVLIVWRHRSNLRALRAGQERHF, from the coding sequence ATGTTCTGGCTGCTGACACTGCTCGCCTACCTGATCGGTTCGCTGTCATTCGCCATTCTGCTCAGCCGCCTGACCGGTCTGCCGGACCCGCGTGCCAGCGGCTCAGGCAATCCCGGTGCGACCAACATGCTACGCCTGGCTGGCCGACGCCTGGCCATCGCCACCTTGTTCGGCGATCTGCTCAAGGGGCTGCTGCCGGTACTGCTCGCCGCCCGCCTGGACTTGAGCGTGCAACAGCAGGGCTGGATCGGCCTCGCCGCTGTGATCGGTCACCTGTATCCGCTGTATTTCCGCTTCCGCGGCGGCAAGGGTGTTGCCACCGCAGCCGGTGCGCTGCTCGGGCTGTATCTGCCCGCCGCACTGCTGGCCGTCGTCGCCTGGCTCACCGTATTCCGCCTCACCCGCACCAGCTCGCTCGCTGCATTGATCGCCCTGCCGCTCTGCCTGCCGCTGCTGGCCTGGCAGCAACCCGGCGCGCTCTTGCCGATGAGCCTGCTGGCGGTGCTGATCGTCTGGCGCCATCGCAGCAACCTGCGTGCGCTGCGCGCCGGCCAGGAACGTCATTTCTAA
- a CDS encoding YeaH/YhbH family protein — MSYVIDRRLNGKNKSTVNRQRFLQRYRGHIKKAVEEAVSRRSITDMEHGEQISIPGRDIDEPVLHHGHGGRQTIVHPGNKEFIAGERIPRPQGGGGGGGSGQASNTGEGMDDFVFQITQEEFLDFMFEDLELPNLVKRHLAGTETFKTVRAGISNEGNPSRINIVRTLRSAHARRIALSGSSRTKLREMKAELTRLLLEEPDNFNDIKATEAEIERLSARINRVPFLDTFDLKYNLLVKQPNPSSKAVMFCVMDVSGSMTQATKDIAKRFFILLYLFLKRNYDKIDVVFIRHHTSAKEVDEEEFFYSRETGGTIVSSALKMMQEIMAERYPANEWNIYAAQASDGDNWNDDSPLCRDILINQIMPFVQYFTYVEITPREHQALWYEYNQVAEAFADSFAQQQLVSAADIYPVFRELFQRRINA, encoded by the coding sequence ATGAGCTACGTCATCGACCGTCGTCTGAACGGCAAGAACAAGAGCACGGTAAACCGCCAGCGCTTCCTGCAGCGTTACCGTGGGCATATCAAGAAGGCGGTGGAGGAAGCCGTCAGCCGGCGTTCCATCACCGACATGGAACACGGCGAACAGATCAGCATTCCGGGTCGCGACATCGACGAACCAGTGCTGCACCACGGCCACGGCGGCCGCCAGACCATCGTCCATCCGGGCAACAAGGAATTCATCGCCGGCGAACGCATCCCGCGGCCGCAGGGCGGCGGTGGAGGTGGCGGCAGCGGTCAGGCCAGCAACACCGGCGAAGGCATGGACGACTTCGTGTTCCAGATCACCCAGGAGGAATTCCTCGATTTCATGTTCGAGGACCTGGAGCTGCCCAACCTGGTCAAGCGCCACCTGGCCGGCACCGAAACCTTCAAGACCGTGCGCGCCGGCATCAGCAACGAAGGCAATCCGTCGCGCATCAACATCGTGCGCACCCTGCGTTCGGCCCATGCACGGCGCATCGCGCTGTCGGGCAGCAGCCGCACCAAGCTGCGCGAGATGAAAGCCGAGCTGACCCGCCTGCTGCTGGAGGAACCGGACAACTTCAACGACATCAAGGCCACCGAGGCCGAGATCGAACGCCTCAGCGCACGGATCAACCGCGTGCCGTTCCTCGACACCTTCGACCTCAAATACAACCTGCTGGTCAAACAGCCGAACCCCAGTTCGAAAGCGGTGATGTTCTGCGTGATGGACGTGTCCGGCTCGATGACCCAGGCGACCAAGGACATCGCGAAGCGCTTCTTCATCCTGCTGTACCTGTTCCTCAAGCGGAACTACGACAAGATCGATGTGGTGTTCATCCGCCACCACACCAGCGCCAAGGAAGTCGACGAGGAAGAGTTCTTCTACTCGCGCGAGACCGGCGGCACCATCGTCTCCAGCGCGCTGAAAATGATGCAGGAGATCATGGCCGAGCGTTATCCGGCCAACGAATGGAACATCTATGCCGCGCAGGCTTCGGACGGCGACAACTGGAACGACGACTCGCCGTTGTGCCGCGACATCCTGATCAACCAGATCATGCCGTTCGTGCAGTACTTCACCTACGTCGAAATCACCCCGCGCGAACACCAGGCGCTCTGGTACGAGTACAACCAGGTCGCCGAGGCCTTCGCCGACTCCTTCGCCCAGCAGCAGCTGGTCAGCGCCGCCGACATCTATCCGGTGTTTCGCGAGCTGTTCCAGCGGCGCATCAACGCCTGA